Proteins encoded in a region of the Salipiger sp. CCB-MM3 genome:
- a CDS encoding DUF808 domain-containing protein, producing MSGLLALLDDVAGIAKIAAASVDDISASAAKAGSKAAGVVIDDAAVTPKYLHGFEAKRELPIIWRIARGSVFNKVVILLPLALLLSTFAPWMIPTLLIAGGSFLCFEGAEKVMHVLKPGHEASGPEKQAAKGDPVHLEEQKVKGAIKTDFILSAEIMTISLSAIEVTEVWIKAVALGLVGVGITAVVYGAVALIVKMDDIGLWLTRVGRLGATRALGRGIVKAMPVVMWLLSTVGTVAMLWVGGSILVHSLAQMGWHMPEETIHHIAEGAAHKVSEDLQPAALWIVTAVCDGILGVIWGIILVPIVTKLVMPLFGSKKQAQH from the coding sequence ATGAGCGGACTTCTCGCGCTCCTCGACGATGTGGCGGGAATCGCCAAGATCGCCGCGGCCTCGGTCGATGACATTTCGGCCAGCGCCGCCAAGGCCGGATCCAAGGCCGCCGGGGTGGTGATCGACGACGCGGCGGTGACGCCGAAATACCTGCATGGCTTCGAAGCCAAGCGGGAGTTGCCGATCATCTGGCGCATCGCGCGCGGGTCGGTGTTCAACAAGGTGGTGATCCTGCTGCCGCTGGCGCTCCTGCTCTCGACCTTCGCGCCGTGGATGATCCCGACGCTGCTGATCGCGGGTGGCTCGTTCCTCTGCTTCGAGGGGGCCGAGAAGGTGATGCATGTGCTTAAACCCGGCCATGAGGCGAGCGGGCCTGAGAAACAGGCGGCCAAGGGCGATCCGGTGCATCTCGAAGAGCAGAAGGTGAAGGGCGCGATCAAGACCGACTTCATTCTGTCGGCAGAGATCATGACCATCTCGCTCTCGGCCATCGAGGTCACTGAAGTCTGGATCAAGGCCGTCGCGCTCGGTCTCGTTGGCGTCGGCATTACGGCGGTGGTCTATGGCGCCGTGGCGCTGATCGTGAAGATGGACGACATCGGCCTGTGGCTGACCCGCGTCGGCCGCCTCGGGGCCACGCGCGCGCTGGGGCGCGGCATCGTCAAGGCGATGCCGGTGGTGATGTGGCTGCTCTCGACCGTGGGCACCGTGGCAATGCTCTGGGTCGGCGGCTCGATCCTCGTGCACTCGCTGGCGCAGATGGGCTGGCATATGCCCGAAGAGACCATCCACCATATCGCTGAAGGCGCGGCGCATAAGGTCTCCGAAGACCTGCAGCCTGCGGCGCTCTGGATCGTGACGGCGGTTTGCGATGGCATCCTCGGGGTGATCTGGGGGATCATCCTCGTGCCGATCGTCACCAAGCTGGTGATGCCGCTCTTCGGGAGCAAAAAGCAGGCACAGCACTGA
- a CDS encoding mechanosensitive ion channel family protein encodes MDEEISEIGQQVAEISELDQLEQQVADFSDTVEAIIPVLPHWVMPTVVIALAFLVGVSAYRLVFWALTKAVAKRDLFWRSLVSRTRRPLRMGLVVAFLAIGVAVAPMNEEWRNLPQHALLIAFMVLVAWVIHTALYIWTTVHLRKFSLDAEDNTLARKHVTQSRILMRLAGWLIIIVAVSAILMTFPGVRQWGVSLLASAGAAGIVVGFAFQPVLKNLIAGIQLAITQPIRIDDAVIVEGEWGWIEEITGTYVVIKIWDWRRLIVPLSYFIEQPFQNWTRDGASLIGGVLLYLDHCADIDRIRAKMNEICRESELWDGNVCHLQVNDFRERVMEIRILASARNAPRTYDLRCEIREKLITWIQRDMPEALPRTRETVSVDRPETDMHPSVEVIGG; translated from the coding sequence ATGGATGAAGAAATCAGCGAGATCGGGCAGCAGGTGGCAGAGATCTCGGAGCTGGATCAGCTTGAGCAGCAGGTGGCGGATTTTTCCGACACCGTCGAGGCGATCATCCCGGTGCTGCCGCATTGGGTGATGCCGACGGTGGTGATCGCGCTGGCCTTTCTCGTCGGCGTTTCGGCCTATCGGCTGGTGTTCTGGGCGCTGACCAAGGCTGTGGCGAAACGCGATCTGTTCTGGCGCAGCCTTGTGTCGCGCACCCGCAGACCGCTGCGCATGGGGCTGGTGGTGGCCTTTCTGGCCATCGGCGTGGCCGTGGCGCCGATGAACGAAGAGTGGCGAAACTTGCCGCAGCACGCGCTGCTCATCGCCTTCATGGTGCTGGTGGCCTGGGTGATCCACACCGCGCTTTACATCTGGACCACCGTGCATCTGCGCAAATTCTCGCTCGACGCCGAGGACAACACGCTGGCGCGCAAACATGTGACGCAGAGCCGTATCCTCATGCGGCTAGCAGGCTGGCTGATCATTATCGTTGCCGTCTCGGCGATCCTGATGACCTTTCCGGGCGTGCGGCAATGGGGCGTCTCGCTGCTCGCTTCGGCGGGGGCGGCGGGTATCGTCGTCGGCTTTGCCTTTCAGCCGGTGCTGAAGAACCTGATCGCGGGGATCCAACTGGCGATCACCCAGCCGATCCGCATCGACGATGCGGTGATCGTCGAGGGCGAATGGGGCTGGATTGAGGAGATCACCGGCACTTACGTGGTGATCAAGATCTGGGACTGGCGGAGGCTGATCGTGCCCCTGAGCTATTTCATCGAGCAGCCGTTCCAGAACTGGACGCGGGACGGGGCCTCGCTGATTGGCGGGGTGCTGCTCTATCTCGATCATTGCGCCGATATCGACCGCATCCGCGCGAAGATGAACGAGATCTGCCGCGAGAGCGAGCTTTGGGATGGCAACGTGTGCCACCTGCAGGTGAATGACTTCCGCGAGCGGGTGATGGAGATCCGCATCCTTGCCTCGGCCCGCAACGCGCCGCGCACCTATGACCTGCGCTGCGAGATCCGCGAGAAGCTGATCACGTGGATCCAGCGCGACATGCCCGAGGCGCTGCCGCGCACCCGCGAGACGGTGTCGGTGGATCGGCCAGAGACGGATATGCACCCCAGTGTCGAGGTGATCGGCGGCTGA
- a CDS encoding cell division protein ZapA, with the protein MSQIEVEIIIGGRSFEVACQQGEEQYLQTAARMLDTEAQVLVSQIGRMPEGRMLLMSGLMLADKTAGLEDRLTETEARLREAEERLAAMSSEVRALRDAPPPEPQRVEVPVIPQGVTEAMAELAARAEALAAEVEEKAGE; encoded by the coding sequence ATGTCGCAGATCGAGGTCGAAATCATCATCGGCGGGCGCAGCTTCGAAGTGGCCTGCCAGCAGGGCGAAGAGCAATATCTGCAGACCGCCGCGCGTATGCTCGACACCGAGGCGCAGGTGCTGGTCAGCCAGATCGGGCGGATGCCCGAGGGGCGCATGCTGCTGATGTCGGGGCTGATGCTGGCCGATAAGACCGCCGGGCTCGAAGACCGGCTGACCGAGACCGAGGCGCGGCTGCGCGAGGCCGAGGAACGGCTCGCCGCCATGTCCTCCGAGGTGCGCGCCCTGCGCGACGCGCCGCCGCCCGAGCCGCAGCGCGTCGAGGTGCCGGTGATCCCGCAGGGGGTGACTGAGGCCATGGCCGAGCTTGCCGCCCGGGCCGAGGCGCTGGCCGCCGAGGTCGAGGAGAAAGCAGGGGAATGA
- a CDS encoding beta-ketoacyl-[acyl-carrier-protein] synthase family protein, with amino-acid sequence MKRVVITGAGTINALGRGVPATFEAMREGRCGIGELEFRDVERLAIRIGGQIKGYEPEETFNRQQLALYDRFTQFALIAAREAIAQSGLEFHGDMADRSGVVLGTSGGGLTTQDENYRSVYEEGKNRVHPFVVPKLMNNAAASHVSMEFNLRGPTFTVATACASSNHAMGLAFQMVRSGACPAMITGGSESMLCFGGVKAWEGLRVMSKDACRPFSANRNGMVQGEGAGVYVFEDYDHAKARGADILAEVVGFAMTSDAADIVMPSKQGAARAISGALRDGKIDRDEVGYINAHGTGTAANDKTECAAVADAMGPQADRLMISSTKSMHGHCIGGTGAVELLACIMALRDGVIAPTIGHEEFDAECALDVVPNEAREADVSVVLSNAFAFGGLNAVLALRKV; translated from the coding sequence GTGAAACGGGTCGTCATTACGGGCGCAGGCACGATCAACGCGCTGGGGCGCGGCGTGCCTGCGACATTCGAAGCCATGCGCGAGGGGCGCTGTGGCATCGGGGAACTGGAGTTTCGGGACGTCGAGCGTCTGGCCATCCGCATCGGCGGCCAGATCAAGGGCTACGAGCCGGAAGAGACCTTCAACCGCCAGCAGCTTGCGCTTTATGATCGCTTCACACAGTTCGCGCTGATTGCGGCGCGCGAGGCGATCGCGCAATCGGGGCTGGAGTTCCACGGCGACATGGCCGACAGGTCGGGCGTGGTGCTGGGCACCTCGGGCGGCGGTCTGACCACGCAGGACGAGAATTACCGCTCGGTCTACGAGGAGGGCAAGAACCGCGTTCACCCCTTTGTTGTGCCCAAGCTGATGAACAACGCTGCCGCCAGCCATGTCAGCATGGAGTTCAACCTGCGCGGCCCGACCTTCACCGTCGCCACCGCCTGCGCCAGTTCCAACCACGCCATGGGGCTTGCCTTCCAGATGGTGCGCTCGGGGGCTTGCCCGGCGATGATCACCGGCGGCTCGGAGTCGATGCTCTGTTTTGGCGGGGTGAAAGCGTGGGAAGGCCTGCGGGTGATGTCGAAAGACGCCTGCCGCCCGTTCTCGGCCAACCGCAACGGCATGGTGCAGGGCGAGGGCGCGGGGGTCTATGTCTTCGAGGACTATGATCACGCGAAGGCGCGCGGCGCGGATATCCTTGCCGAGGTGGTGGGCTTTGCGATGACCTCGGATGCTGCCGATATCGTCATGCCCTCGAAACAGGGCGCGGCACGGGCGATCTCTGGCGCGCTGCGCGACGGCAAGATCGACCGCGATGAGGTGGGCTATATCAACGCCCATGGCACCGGCACCGCCGCCAACGACAAGACCGAATGCGCCGCCGTGGCCGACGCCATGGGACCGCAGGCGGACCGGCTGATGATTTCCTCGACAAAGTCCATGCACGGCCACTGCATCGGCGGCACCGGCGCGGTCGAATTGCTGGCCTGCATCATGGCGCTGCGCGACGGGGTGATCGCCCCGACGATCGGCCATGAGGAGTTCGACGCGGAATGCGCGCTTGACGTTGTGCCCAATGAAGCGCGCGAGGCGGATGTTTCGGTGGTGCTGTCGAACGCCTTCGCCTTTGGCGGGCTGAACGCGGTGCTGGCGCTGCGCAAGGTGTGA
- a CDS encoding NADPH-dependent FMN reductase — MSRKVAVIVGSLREGSYNRKLAKALTEVAPEGLEFDFVEIGDLPLYNPDLDEGTPPEPWSRFRSQMTSAEAVLFVTPEYNRGLPAAVKNALDVGSRPYGDSIWDGKPTAVVTGSPGGPGGFGANHQLRQSMVFLNMHPLQQPEAYIGNIMKLISEDGEVQNEDTKKFLGTIMSAFAELIEKHG; from the coding sequence ATGTCCAGAAAAGTTGCCGTCATCGTGGGCTCTCTGCGCGAGGGCTCTTACAACCGCAAGCTCGCCAAGGCGCTGACCGAGGTCGCGCCGGAAGGGCTTGAGTTCGACTTCGTGGAGATCGGCGATCTGCCGCTCTACAACCCCGACCTCGACGAGGGCACGCCGCCCGAGCCGTGGAGCCGCTTCCGCAGCCAGATGACATCCGCCGAGGCGGTGCTGTTTGTCACGCCCGAATACAACCGCGGCCTGCCCGCGGCGGTGAAGAACGCGCTGGATGTGGGCTCGCGCCCCTATGGCGACAGCATCTGGGATGGCAAACCGACGGCTGTGGTCACCGGCTCACCGGGTGGCCCCGGCGGCTTTGGCGCCAACCACCAGCTGCGCCAGTCCATGGTGTTTCTGAACATGCACCCGCTGCAGCAGCCCGAAGCCTATATCGGCAACATCATGAAGCTGATCTCGGAAGACGGAGAGGTGCAGAACGAGGACACCAAAAAATTCCTCGGAACGATCATGAGCGCCTTTGCGGAGCTGATCGAAAAGCACGGCTGA
- the gap gene encoding type I glyceraldehyde-3-phosphate dehydrogenase, protein MTVTVGINGFGRIGRCTLAHIAESARNDVQVVKINATGPIETAAHLLRYDSVHGRFAGDVRVSGSTMDLGRGPMEVMSTYDMTELDWTGCDVVLECTGNFNDGEKAVQHIHQGARSVLISAPAKNVQKTIVYGVNHRELEKGHTMISNGSCTTNALAPLAKVLDEAIGIESGIMTTIHSYTGDQPTLDRRHKDLYRARAAAMAMIPTSTGAAKALGEVLPNLRGKLDGSSIRVPTPNVSAVDLTFQAGKDVTVADVNEIIREAAGGRMGSVLAYDPEPKVSVDFNHTTHSSIFAPDQTKVIGRTVRVLAWYDNEWGFSARMADVAAELGRTLH, encoded by the coding sequence ATGACCGTGACCGTCGGGATCAACGGATTTGGCCGTATCGGCCGCTGCACGCTCGCCCATATCGCCGAGAGCGCGCGCAACGACGTGCAGGTGGTGAAGATCAACGCCACCGGCCCGATCGAGACCGCCGCCCACCTGCTGCGCTATGACAGCGTGCATGGCCGTTTCGCCGGCGACGTGCGGGTCAGCGGCTCGACCATGGACCTCGGCCGCGGGCCGATGGAAGTGATGTCGACCTACGATATGACCGAGCTCGACTGGACCGGCTGCGATGTCGTTCTGGAGTGCACCGGCAATTTCAACGATGGCGAGAAAGCCGTGCAGCACATCCATCAGGGCGCGCGCTCGGTGCTGATCTCGGCGCCCGCGAAGAACGTGCAGAAGACAATCGTCTACGGCGTCAACCACCGCGAGCTGGAGAAGGGTCACACGATGATCTCCAACGGCTCGTGCACCACCAATGCGCTGGCGCCGCTGGCCAAGGTGCTGGACGAGGCGATCGGCATCGAGAGCGGCATCATGACGACGATCCACTCTTACACCGGCGACCAGCCGACACTGGACCGCCGCCACAAGGACCTCTACCGCGCCCGCGCCGCCGCCATGGCGATGATCCCCACTTCCACCGGCGCGGCCAAGGCGCTTGGCGAAGTGCTGCCGAACCTGCGTGGCAAGCTCGACGGCTCGTCGATCCGCGTGCCGACGCCGAACGTCTCGGCGGTGGACCTGACCTTCCAGGCGGGCAAGGACGTGACCGTGGCGGATGTGAACGAGATCATCCGCGAGGCGGCTGGCGGGCGCATGGGCTCGGTTCTGGCCTATGACCCCGAGCCCAAGGTTTCGGTCGATTTCAACCACACCACGCACAGCTCGATCTTCGCGCCGGACCAGACCAAGGTCATCGGCCGTACCGTGCGCGTGCTGGCATGGTACGACAACGAGTGGGGCTTCTCCGCGCGCATGGCGGACGTGGCCGCCGAGCTGGGGCGCACGCTGCACTGA
- a CDS encoding acyl carrier protein produces the protein MSVKDKVIEIIAEQAVLEPSDVTMDSTLEDLGIDSLGLVESIFAIEEAFDISVPFNANEPEKSDFDISTVASIVEGIEKLVAEQTA, from the coding sequence ATGAGTGTAAAAGACAAGGTCATCGAGATCATCGCCGAACAGGCTGTTCTGGAGCCATCGGATGTGACGATGGACAGCACCCTCGAAGATCTGGGCATCGACAGCCTCGGGCTGGTGGAAAGCATCTTCGCCATTGAGGAAGCCTTCGACATCTCGGTCCCGTTCAACGCCAATGAGCCCGAAAAAAGCGATTTCGACATCTCCACGGTGGCGAGCATCGTCGAGGGCATCGAAAAGCTGGTGGCCGAGCAGACCGCGTGA
- a CDS encoding DMT family transporter — translation MDTLRAIGMMVLGMALLALSDAFIKLSTLQAPAGQVMIALGLGGCLVFLILARLKRMPLRRADALHPKVLLRNVFEMIGGLGMIVGLSHIPLSVMAAIMQTAPLAVTLGAALFLGETVGWRRWSAIAVGLVGMLMVIRPFGAAFSGWEICAVVGVIGLAARDLVTRTLPVAIPSVVVSAWGMASIAPVGLALLLVSGEPPVFAPSALAPILAAVAVTAGGYLAVTTAMRLAEVAAVSPFRYTRLIFTASLGMLIFGERPDGWTYAGAALILCAGLYTFVREHRLARAKERDVNRGL, via the coding sequence ATGGATACCCTTCGCGCCATCGGCATGATGGTGCTTGGCATGGCGTTGCTGGCTCTCAGCGACGCCTTTATCAAGCTGTCGACCCTGCAGGCACCCGCAGGTCAGGTGATGATCGCGCTCGGGCTTGGCGGCTGTCTCGTCTTCCTGATCCTCGCCCGGCTCAAGCGGATGCCGCTGCGCCGCGCCGATGCGCTGCATCCCAAGGTGCTGCTGCGCAACGTCTTCGAGATGATCGGCGGGCTCGGTATGATCGTCGGCCTGTCGCATATCCCGCTGTCGGTGATGGCGGCGATCATGCAGACCGCCCCGCTTGCGGTGACGCTCGGGGCCGCGCTGTTCCTTGGCGAGACCGTCGGCTGGCGGCGCTGGTCGGCGATCGCCGTGGGGCTGGTCGGCATGCTGATGGTGATCCGCCCCTTCGGCGCGGCTTTCTCCGGTTGGGAGATTTGCGCGGTGGTCGGCGTCATCGGTCTTGCGGCGCGCGATCTCGTCACCCGCACGCTGCCCGTGGCGATCCCCTCGGTGGTGGTCTCGGCATGGGGCATGGCCTCGATCGCGCCGGTCGGTCTGGCGCTACTGCTGGTCTCGGGCGAGCCACCGGTCTTTGCGCCAAGCGCGCTGGCCCCGATCCTCGCCGCCGTCGCGGTGACCGCGGGCGGCTATCTTGCGGTCACCACCGCCATGCGGCTTGCCGAGGTCGCGGCGGTCTCGCCCTTCCGCTACACGCGGCTGATTTTCACCGCCAGCCTTGGCATGCTGATCTTTGGCGAGCGGCCCGACGGCTGGACCTATGCCGGTGCCGCGCTGATCCTCTGCGCCGGGCTCTACACCTTCGTACGCGAGCACCGGCTGGCACGGGCCAAAGAGCGTGACGTGAACCGGGGGCTCTGA
- the tkt gene encoding transketolase codes for MDIDALRANNPEHWTRACAIRALTLDAVTAANSGHSGMPIGMADVATVLYSKHLKFDAANPKWPDRDRFILSAGHGSMLLYSLLYLTGDQQITLDEVKNFRQWGARTAGHPENFHADAIETTTGPLGQGIATAVGFAMGEEILRARFGKKVVDHHTYVIAGDGCLMEGVSQEAITLAGRYGLGKLIVFWDNNGITIDGKVELSDKTDQPGRFRSAGWEVIEIDGHDPEAIDAAIVAAKKSAQPTMIACKTHIALGHAAQDTSKGHGALTNGEQNDAAKKVWGWTTGPFEVPAEVKSWWEEVGSRGAAERAEWETRLGGLSDSRQKEFARQQDGDAPKKLSAVIRALKKQITEEGPKVATRKSSEMVLEVVNPIMPETVGGSADLTGSNNTKTGDLGVFDVESRKGRYVYWGIREHGMASAMNGMALHGGLRPYGGTFMAFTDYARPAMRLAALMQIPTVFVMTHDSIGLGEDGPTHQPIEHLAISRATPNTLVFRPADTVETAEAWEIALTQKTTPSVLSLTRQNLPTVRKEHKTSNLTSKGAYVLADAEGKRQVILIATGSEVEIALAARDALQAEGIGTRVVSMPCMELFAQQDEAYRKRVLPAGPVRVGIEAATRLGGWDRWLLGERGREAKQAFVGMDSFGASAPAEVLYEKFGITAANVVEKAKGLL; via the coding sequence GTGGATATCGACGCACTCCGAGCCAACAACCCCGAGCACTGGACCCGCGCCTGCGCCATTCGCGCGCTGACGCTTGATGCGGTGACCGCCGCCAACTCCGGCCACTCCGGCATGCCCATCGGCATGGCAGACGTTGCGACCGTGCTCTATTCGAAGCATCTCAAGTTCGATGCGGCCAACCCCAAATGGCCCGACCGCGACCGGTTCATCCTGTCGGCGGGCCATGGCTCGATGCTGCTTTACTCGCTGCTCTATCTCACCGGCGATCAGCAGATCACCCTCGATGAGGTGAAGAACTTCCGCCAATGGGGCGCCCGCACCGCAGGCCACCCTGAAAACTTCCACGCCGACGCCATCGAGACCACCACCGGTCCGCTCGGTCAGGGCATCGCCACCGCCGTCGGCTTCGCCATGGGCGAAGAGATCCTGCGCGCGCGCTTTGGCAAGAAGGTCGTGGATCACCACACCTATGTCATCGCTGGCGACGGCTGCCTGATGGAAGGCGTGAGCCAGGAGGCGATCACCCTCGCCGGCCGCTATGGCCTCGGCAAGCTGATCGTCTTCTGGGACAACAACGGCATCACCATCGACGGCAAGGTCGAGCTTTCGGACAAGACCGATCAGCCGGGCCGTTTCCGCTCGGCGGGCTGGGAGGTCATCGAGATCGACGGCCATGACCCCGAAGCGATCGACGCGGCCATCGTGGCGGCGAAGAAGAGCGCGCAGCCGACGATGATCGCCTGCAAGACCCACATCGCCCTCGGCCACGCCGCGCAGGACACCTCGAAGGGTCACGGCGCACTGACCAACGGCGAGCAGAACGACGCGGCCAAGAAGGTCTGGGGCTGGACCACCGGCCCGTTCGAAGTGCCCGCCGAAGTGAAATCGTGGTGGGAAGAGGTTGGCAGCCGCGGCGCCGCCGAGCGCGCCGAATGGGAAACCCGTCTGGGTGGCCTGTCGGACAGCCGCCAGAAAGAGTTCGCCCGCCAGCAAGACGGCGACGCGCCGAAGAAGCTGTCGGCGGTGATCCGCGCGCTGAAAAAGCAGATCACCGAGGAAGGCCCGAAGGTCGCCACCCGCAAGAGCTCGGAAATGGTGCTCGAGGTGGTCAACCCGATCATGCCCGAAACCGTGGGCGGCTCGGCGGACCTCACCGGCTCGAACAACACCAAGACCGGCGATCTGGGCGTCTTCGACGTCGAGAGCCGCAAGGGCCGCTACGTCTATTGGGGCATCCGTGAGCACGGCATGGCCTCGGCGATGAACGGCATGGCGCTGCACGGCGGCCTGCGCCCCTATGGCGGCACCTTCATGGCGTTCACCGACTACGCCCGCCCCGCGATGCGCCTTGCCGCGCTGATGCAGATCCCGACGGTCTTTGTGATGACCCACGATTCCATCGGTCTGGGCGAAGACGGCCCGACGCACCAGCCGATCGAGCATCTGGCGATCAGCCGCGCGACGCCGAACACGCTGGTGTTCCGCCCGGCCGACACCGTCGAGACCGCCGAGGCTTGGGAAATCGCGCTGACGCAGAAGACCACGCCGTCGGTGCTGTCGCTGACCCGTCAGAACCTGCCGACCGTGCGGAAGGAGCACAAGACCAGCAACCTCACCTCGAAGGGCGCCTATGTGCTCGCCGATGCCGAGGGCAAGCGTCAGGTGATCCTCATCGCCACCGGCTCTGAGGTCGAGATCGCTCTGGCCGCGCGCGACGCGCTGCAGGCCGAGGGCATCGGCACCCGCGTGGTCTCCATGCCCTGTATGGAGCTCTTTGCGCAGCAGGATGAGGCCTATCGCAAGCGCGTGCTGCCCGCCGGCCCCGTGCGCGTCGGCATCGAGGCGGCAACCCGTCTCGGCGGCTGGGACCGCTGGCTGCTCGGCGAGCGTGGCCGCGAGGCCAAGCAGGCGTTCGTGGGCATGGACAGCTTTGGTGCCTCGGCCCCGGCAGAGGTGCTTTACGAGAAGTTCGGCATCACCGCGGCGAACGTGGTCGAAAAGGCCAAGGGTCTGCTCTGA
- the eno gene encoding phosphopyruvate hydratase, translated as MSIIIDIHAREILDSRGNPTVEVDVTLEDGTMGRAAVPSGASTGVHEAVEKRDGDKSRYMGKGVLEAVEAVNGEIAETIVGFDATEQQAIDMAMIELDGTENKGRLGANAILGVSLAVAKAAAEFTGQPLYRYVGGTAARVLPVPMMNIINGGEHADNPIDIQEFMIMPVSATSIREAVRMGSEVFHTLKKELSAAGMSTGLGDEGGFAPELGSTREALDFILKSIKKAGYKPGEDIYLALDAASTEYFKDGKYEMKGEGLSLTPAENVDYLAALCDDYPIISIEDGCAEDDWDGWKLLTEKLGDKIQLVGDDLFVTNPERLAMGIEKGVANSMLVKVNQIGSLSETLKAVDMAHRARYTNVMSHRSGETEDATIADLAVATNCGQIKTGSLARSDRLAKYNQLIRIEEMLDEAAEYAGASILKR; from the coding sequence ATGAGCATCATCATCGACATTCACGCGCGCGAAATCCTCGACAGCCGCGGCAATCCCACCGTCGAAGTCGACGTCACACTCGAAGACGGCACCATGGGCCGCGCCGCCGTGCCCTCGGGCGCCTCGACCGGCGTGCACGAAGCCGTGGAAAAGCGTGACGGCGACAAATCCCGCTACATGGGCAAAGGCGTGCTCGAAGCGGTCGAAGCGGTGAACGGCGAGATCGCCGAGACCATCGTCGGCTTTGACGCCACCGAGCAGCAGGCCATCGACATGGCGATGATCGAGCTCGATGGCACCGAGAACAAGGGCCGGCTCGGCGCCAACGCCATCCTCGGCGTCTCGCTGGCAGTGGCCAAGGCGGCGGCGGAATTCACCGGCCAGCCGCTCTATCGCTACGTCGGCGGCACCGCGGCCCGCGTCCTGCCGGTGCCGATGATGAACATCATCAACGGCGGCGAGCATGCCGACAACCCGATCGACATTCAGGAATTCATGATCATGCCGGTCTCGGCGACCAGCATCCGCGAAGCGGTGCGCATGGGCTCCGAGGTCTTCCACACGCTGAAGAAAGAGCTGTCGGCGGCGGGCATGTCCACCGGTCTCGGCGACGAAGGCGGCTTCGCCCCCGAGCTCGGATCGACCCGCGAGGCGCTCGACTTCATCCTCAAGTCGATCAAAAAGGCCGGCTACAAACCCGGCGAGGACATCTACCTCGCGCTCGACGCCGCCTCGACCGAATACTTCAAGGACGGCAAATACGAGATGAAGGGCGAAGGCCTCTCGCTCACCCCGGCCGAGAACGTCGATTACCTCGCCGCGCTCTGCGACGACTACCCGATCATCTCGATCGAAGACGGCTGCGCCGAGGATGACTGGGACGGCTGGAAGCTGCTGACCGAGAAGCTCGGCGACAAGATCCAGCTGGTCGGCGACGATCTCTTCGTCACCAACCCCGAGCGTCTCGCCATGGGCATCGAAAAGGGCGTGGCCAATTCCATGCTGGTGAAGGTCAACCAGATCGGCTCGCTGTCCGAGACGCTGAAGGCGGTCGATATGGCCCACCGCGCGCGCTACACCAACGTGATGTCGCACCGCTCGGGCGAGACCGAGGACGCCACCATCGCCGATCTCGCCGTCGCCACCAACTGCGGTCAGATCAAGACCGGCTCGCTGGCCCGCTCCGACCGGCTCGCGAAATACAACCAACTGATCCGTATCGAAGAGATGCTCGACGAAGCGGCGGAATACGCAGGGGCCTCGATCCTCAAGCGCTGA